The genomic region TTCCATTTCGGCATTAAACAGCATGTTGTCTGGGCATTGACCAGATTCCGACGGGTAATTGTTTTTACAGATCATAAACAATTGGCAGGACACCGGGTTCATTACAGTGGTATCGTCTGGCTTTCCTTGACAAACCACCATGGGATCAAAATTTTGTGCGCTGACAACCGTAAGCAGTAGAAGTACCAATAGGTGCAGTATCAGTTGCAACCTACACCATGTGGTAACGGTTGAAGAGTTCCTTCCGGTCGCCATCCCTGCAATCACGAGAACTTCAACGTCGACTGGTAGAGACGAACTGCAGTCATTTCTCCAAGCACCCGAGCATTTAATATACACAACCATTGATCGTTTGTCATCATCCAAGCGACGGGTGATCTATCATAACGGTGCAATCGTGTTGTCAGTCGTCAATTTCTCTGATGGTTCAAAATGAATCCATAGCGCCGACCTTCATGGTTACGTTTGTCTGACTTAAGGCCAGGTGCGAATAACCGTGTCGTGTGTACTGCACGTACACTTTCGGGTTTTTTCCCGCCACACTGCTCATGGTCATTTTCGATTGATACCTGCTACCGGAGACTCATTcagaaaaaaacatctaaCCGTTGCCAATAGGTTTTCAATGAACGTATATAATGGCAGGTCCAACATCAGAAACATGGCAGCAGGtggtttttgttatgttcAGAACTACTGCCCAGTGTCTGGTGTTGAGTTTTGCTACAGTTTAAGATATCACATTTTAAGTCGCTTTCGAGTTTCCTTTATCAGCGGAAAAAGTACATCAACCCAAGAGCGGCACAAAAATGCACATATGATAAGATATCAGCTGGTCCAAAGCTGCTTCCGGTCTGTTTATCTTTTTACTGTTATTGCGCTTTAGCAAAGATCCATCAAAAACCATTTCGCAACCGTATCTAAAATTAGATAAGTAAACACCAAAAACATGGTTTGAGgaacaacaaataaatcacGAGTTATTTATAACTCAAGGCTGATTTAGCAGATTATGCCGCGATTTGTgtggaaaaagaataaaaatcattttgtgtatttttgttgGAGAGCTTGTCGAAATGTTTGATAATGAAAACCCGCGATTAAAAATTGTTCCATTATTTCtcttaacatttttattgataGCACACTAACAGACAACTTTTCTCGGAGTCTGTAGAGAAATTAGACGGATCACATCGGTTTTACGATGTTTGGAaggtttgttgaaaaatattttaagatTTAAGCGCATCATAAAATTAATGTATTATCTGTCTGATGTCATATTGgcttaaaatattcaattcacTGAGAACGTCGTTGGTAGTAACGCATATAATATGCATTTTAAGAAATTTGTGTCTCTAGCTTTATTATTggtaaattcaatttcaaaagaTGATCACAGTTTTTGTATAACCCGCAATATCAGCACCAAAATCTCTTCAGTTCATGTTATGTTTATGGTTACTTTTCTTTCGTTGCAATTATTGCAATGTTTGTACATAAGATATGAATATTTATAACGCATTTTACGCATTGAGAAAAGGTattaataaatcaatcaagGCAATTCGTGATTCATACAatggtttttaattgaatgcATATGAAACACTTGgcataaaaatattgtttgaaaCAAGGACTCACTGGTTCAGTTTCCTTCTtcttatacttttttgtttaaaatactgTTCAGATTGTTCCACTAATGTATTCGTGGTTTAGAACATTTAGTTTGATGGCGGGGAAGACATCGTTCAGTGACGGTATCCCAGTCTGTGAGGAATGGGCATAGTTGAGTAAACGCTTTCCCATTTCTACAGAAGATGAACAGGTTGCAATATTTAGGGTGACCTACGAAGGACTCGCCATTGGTGGAACACAGTACGTTAAGGTCATCTAGCGATGTGTTGATAACCTAAATGAGGGAAATAATAAGCGATCATTTAAGTGGCGGTTAGTTGGTCTGAGTCTGCGCGATGTTCATTAAACATTATATATCTACATCTCAAATTGAAGGGACTTGAAAgttgattatatttttatatatctATTTAAGATGAAGTTTGGATTCAAGCTTTCTAAACGATAGCTGATTATCTTCTTACCTTGCATCCAGCGATGCCTGGATCATCACATTGCTTGTTGTTATCATTCCATTGACTTCCTGGGGCACATCGCATAAGAAAGGGTAGGCGTTTCACACATATATAATATTCACCGCAGTCTGTTGGACTGGCAGTGAACGAGATTTCTTCCACAGTACTAGCATTACAGAATTGCTCCGGATTTGGAACACGATCGAAAGTGCATGGTACGTTCTTCGAATCATCGCAATAGAAATACTCTGCACTCCAGTATTTTCCTTCTGGGCATTTCTGAAGAATTGCTTTGCCGTCAACGCAGATGTAGTATTCGGAACACTGGGTAGGACTTTTGATAAAATGGGGACGGTTTGGATCAACATCGGCACACCGTTGCCCTGGATCGGTCGAGGCCGCTGTTGTGGTAGATTTTTCAGGTATTCCAGTACTGCTCGTTACATTCGTCTCATCAGTTGTCGAAGAAGAGCTAGATGTTGTTGGTGGTTCGGTAGATGATGAACAATCAGAGTCATCAAAACTGCACACATCCTGCTGGTGGTAAAACATTCCTGTCGGGCAAGAGCCGTGTATGAATGTATCACCGTTGCACTGGAAAAACTTGCTACAATTTTCTGGATCAGGCACAAATGAATTGATCTCCTTGCCTTCGCACATGGAACTCGTTTCAATTTGCTGAGACCGAGCATCAGAAATTGATATTGTCAGCAGAATCATTGTAACGATTAGTTGGCGCACCATGGTTTGTTCGTGTGATGAAGTCCGTCACAATACTGAAAGTTTTTTCGTCGCGAGCACGTTTATGTATGTCGCCGAGTGTTTCACTCACCTTTTTACGGTCAGAcggaaatttgaaattgagGTGGCCCAAAATAGTGTTATCATTGAACTACTTTCACTTGCGATGAACATAGTGATAAACAACTAGCAAGAAACTGAGTAAAGTGCTGCGAAGAAATATCTATGCCAACTGGCCGTggcagaaaaaacaaataaaacgtaGAGCGAATAtgctacgaaaaaaaaataaaccactgAATCATACAGAGCAAACCTGACAAAACCAATTACTAAAATGCTAATATTGAGGAATTTTATAGCATACACCCAAAGAACTTTTTAAGTTAAGGAAACAATTATCTCATTTGATGATTGCGCATGACctgtttttctatttgtagGGAGCTAAAAGATATTTGCAATGTCTCATTTTTATAAGAAATTCTCATTTTCATAACAAAGactcatttttataagtttcaatttttcaggaaaaaagcattttttgagttttcggggTTTCTGGCTTGTCCTAAGGATTTTTCTAACatgcattgtttttattgggccaaaagaaacaaattatcaGAAAACTTCGTTGGGTTAAGTCCAACCGTTTTCGTTAGagaaaaaaatttttattttttttcatggaaaaagtcgtttttaccgaattttcccattttccggcttttctttgggaattttcaaattttattttttcctaaaccttccttgggtaaaaaggaacaaaccaTACGAAGATGTCATCAAGATTTGTgaagccgattttgagttttagcatcaccaacatacaaaaattcatttttatagatatactagctgacccgtttgatgttgttaaaaattggtttaaatatataaatatatgtagtcacattatatttcttaagtacattaatttcattgtatttacACTATTTACGTCGTAATAAGCTTATAGTGAGGCTGCTAATGATTATCatccttattttgttattaatcaAGCAGACCAATCGAATAAACGATGTTTTATGTACGCCTGGTAAGCCATGTATGACGTACATATTAGTTTTCTAA from Anopheles coustani chromosome 3, idAnoCousDA_361_x.2, whole genome shotgun sequence harbors:
- the LOC131264009 gene encoding peritrophin-1-like, with product MILLTISISDARSQQIETSSMCEGKEINSFVPDPENCSKFFQCNGDTFIHGSCPTGMFYHQQDVCSFDDSDCSSSTEPPTTSSSSSTTDETNVTSSTGIPEKSTTTAASTDPGQRCADVDPNRPHFIKSPTQCSEYYICVDGKAIPGQCPDNMLFNAEMEYCDFPDNVDCGTLPRPPGFEQASEATTPQEATTTTIPEASEAPGESCPAVDDPVVPTYLAVFDDCSSYILCYHGNPLKMKCPIGLEWNRQDSMCDTPQNAKCQVH